The Stigmatopora argus isolate UIUO_Sarg chromosome 1, RoL_Sarg_1.0, whole genome shotgun sequence genome segment TTTTGTCGGGCTCACCCTCGGGGCTTGGTAACTCATCCTGTGTTTCTCCCTTGGCCGCAGGCAGCCAGAGTTTGGATCTTTTCGCTGCAGAATTTCCTTTCCTGTCACTCGGGGAGGGGACCGGAGTGACGGGTTTGGTCGGGACGTCCACGAAAGGTTTGTCTTTGTGACGCCGTTCCAGGTGATATTTCAGGGATGTCCTCTGGGCGGCAGCATAATCGCAATATACGCACTCGTAGGGCTTTTCACCTGATACACGGGAAGGTTGACAAGGAAGAAGATAAAGCAAAGTATGATTTAAGTAGAGCTGTCATAAAAACGTCATGTGATTGTTAATGAAACTCTGAACACATTTCctgagaataaaaaataaaagaggacCGCGTGAAACTTGACGGTAAAACCGGCGTGCATGTAAACTGGCTTTTTTTTCACGAAtatgataaagaaaaaaaatatggtgacAGAATCAAACAAACTCAAACTGTAACATAAAGAAGCACTAGCCATCAGTGACAATTTAGAGTCCAAATTACACTATAAACGAAGCCGATCACAAGGGGGATGGACTTAAGTCAGAAAAAGCTGCATACTTTTTTAGATGTGCAGATTCTCCATCTACTGCAGTGTCATTTACGTGCTTTGATCGATGTACACATTGTGTGGAGCAACACTTAAATGAGTACATTTCTATTCAAATCTCCCCTCAATAGCTTTCTACCAAAGACTTAAGTGCCGCAAGTGCTTAGCGGTGACGGACGGTGCACAGCAGGGAACAATTGGCCCATCTAGGCTTAGTGACCGGCCAACTGAGCTTTAATGTCTCCTGACCACAATGAAACGATGCGCTAAAAACCACAAATCGTATTCATTGGCGAGCAGTTTCTGCATTCCATAGCGCACGAAAGGTTTTAAGATATTCATATACATGTTAAACTAGAGAACGGCAAACACACACCCCATCTTTGATTGATACAGTACTTCATGGATTGGGCCATATTCACACTACTGCATATGAATGGTGTGGTAAGGTCATTCAATTGAACGAGATAATGGCTTAAGTCTGTACCCgtaactgatttttttccaatggaaGCCGAATTGAAAACTTTTCAAATCTCCAAGAAATATTCCAAGTAACTCTCTATGTTAAACCTCAGAGATTTCACTAGAAAAATATAAGCATCGGAATTTACCTGTATGAGTTCTCAGGTGCACTGTGAGGTAATAACTTGAGCGAAAAGATTTTCCGCAGTAGCTGCAGTGTTTTGAACGGTCTTTAGATGAAAAGAATCCATCCTCACCTGAAACAAGAGCGCACAGGGATGGGAGGGAGTGGGAAGATGAGGACATCAAGCGTCAACTCGGCAAATATTGGTAAGTTCCTgctttcttctatatttttgtataaaaatcaTGAAACTAAAAAGTAACTGGGGGAGTgacatcttattttctgctctTAAATAATTTCTGATGAAGTGATACTTTTGAATGATCATTGATTGATTCCAATACCTtccaacttatacgtttttcccgtattttatacgtttttttgatcatttcaaattgtgtatgccgtataacaacttttttacaggattttttaagtacgttttttgtaaaaaccgagctatttttacccatttcggctctaatccggatcatctcgatcactggtagcagacgaaaatgtaatcgtcgactgctaatattgtcatgctttaaacaTGATTTGGTCATGCTCATTAGTCACGTCCGCATTTtgactatatataaatatagcgtgtcagcaagcaatgtacccagacagtcaagctgtcagcgtcatacagcgacatctacagaatcttgaatttactgcatactgattgggcaccccatcaagtttggagaaaattttacacTATTAAGTGCATCCTATGtgggtaaatatgtgccgtgttgcatctgtacgtttttttatcgcttaataaggggaattgcaatcattaataaggagatcaattggccgaggttgacaggtatgagtcaTATTTTGTGTGTGGTGCGTTTACAATGATTGATGGAAGTTCGCAAAACTGCCCAATTTTACTCCTTCACAAATAGACAGGGAAACCAATGAATACACACCTGTGTCAAAGCCTTCCTCAGTCTCATCATCGACGCGGGGTGCTGAACCCGCTCTGGACAACGTTCCCTCGGTGGACGGGGCAGGGCTCTCCTCTACGCCCCCCTCCCGCTTGTGCACTCTGGAGTGAAGCACTAACTGGTGGTAAGTCTTAAAGGTGCGTTGGCATTCCTCGCATGTGGTGGGCCTCTCAGTCTCTTTGCTCTTTTGCATCAGGGATCTTCGCTGCGGGAGTGGCGAATTGTTTTGCAGGATCGTCGCCACAGCCTGCCGCTGAGATCTCAGCTCTCTGCCCAGAACCTCTTTAATACTTTTATCTCCTTGACAATCGGCCCAGGTAGAGTTCATTTGCTCCTTATCAGAGACGCCGTCCTCATTGTCTGTGCTGGGCTCCGGGCCCGATTCTTTGGCAGTGACGGGACCGACTGCAATCTTGCCCCTTGTGGCCAATTGCCAGGCCTGAAATGTGTTATAAGGATCCAGTTGAGGAATCCATTTGGACGCTCTTTGAGGTTCTAAGGATTTGCCTGCCACACAAGGAGTGAGATTGAGACTGTGAAAAAAACTTTCTCGGGTCAACGATTCAGGAGCGGCGTCCTTTGACTCGGACTCTTCTTTGTTCGGCCCCGACTCTCGATTGTGTACTTTACTGTGTTCTACCAAGCTGTCGTGGTCCGGGAAGAAAAACCCGCAAACCATGCACATTTTATAGGCGGTGGTCACAGGCTCGGACGCGGTCTCTTGAACAACGCCGTTGACGGTGATGGGGAGCTCCTGGTCTTGCATGGCTTTGCTCTTGGCTCCTGACTTTCCATGCATCTTCATGTGGCTTTTCAGGAACCAGGGCTCCCGGAAACGCCGTCCACACACATTGCAGCCATAGGTGAAGTAGTCCTTGTGTTTCCTCAGGTGGGTCTCCAGCTCTGCGCCGTCTTGCAACACCAGGCCGCAGACGACACAGGCGTGGACCTCCCCTTTGTCGAGATCAAAGCTGCTCGATTTGGGCCGAGGTCTCTGGCCCGGGATCCTAAATTCTGCTTCGATTTTGAGCACGGCGGGCTCAAAAAAAGTCGTGGGGTGCTGTGTTAGAACGTGGAGCCCCACCTCATCCTGGTGGTCGAAGGTCTTGTCGCAAAACATGCACGAAGGCAACTCGTTTGCTCCGCATTGCGCAACCGTCTTTGAAGGATAGGTGGCGTGAGGAGTCATGCTGGAGCCGGACCCCGGGATGCTggcactgttgctaatcaaacTCTCTTGGGTGGATCCCTCTGGGTTCTCCACATACGGCAGCAGAGACCGAGTTGGCATTGTCGGCTAGCGCAACAGTCCAGTGAAAACTACTGAGAGCCTGTGAGCAAATAAAACAAGTGCTTTGGTCAGAAATGACACACAACTTTGATCACAACTATTCATGTCATGAAGAAAATGTATGACCATCGTAGTGAAAAAGCTTTTTAATAATCAACAAGCTTAACAAATGAACTAATGTTATTTTCTCAAGTAAATAAAACTTTAAACTGGGATTATGACATTTGTCATGTTCAGATAGTTGTTGCTACAGGTTCAAAGTTTACACTTTTGCTTGTtcctttattattttaaaatgttataattGTTACAATTATTTAGTTTATGAACTCGgggtttaatttattttaattaattattttttttggtttaatttatttggaataCCAACCAATAGGGTCCCTTTTATTTACACAATtactactgtttttttaatttgtattttacttACCAAGATCCTCCAATTGCAATCACTTTTTCTGGTCTCTGAAATTATCTAGCTCACAATTCAAATACTGATAAAGACTAAAAAAAGTTCATGGTACTATTCTCTTTGAAGCTTCAACACATGcatgtattatatatttttatgtgcttactttaaaatatttgaGTTTTACACACAGGCCTAAAATTTTTACACACACCTACCATATTTGCGTTTTTTTCCATGACCATTTACAATCGTAGAGTCTCACTTAAGGTATATAAACAATGAATGAACAATGGGAATTATGTActcaacgaagaagaagaaaaacttcTATTCTAGTTTCTTCAACATAGCCACACTTTGCTCAGATTATCCCTTTTGCAAACTCCTGGCATTCTCTTGATGAGCTTCAAGAGATTGtcagttggaatggtcttcacTTCACAGGTATGCCTTATCAGGGTTGATTAGTTATCAATAGAGTTGGGGCCATTATTTCTGTTGCATTTGACTGAACTGCTTGCATATATAATTGTTTACAATAAGACATCAAAGCTTTTCAACAATATGGCTTCTATAAAGTAAATTAACTGTTTCCCTACTTTTGTAAGGCTGAATAGCTTGATAATTTGATGAACAGACAATGATTTCACAAATGAAATGGAGAATTGCTCAGGCCATGATCACTAAAACTTTGTGGAAatcagttagttagttagttagttagttagttagttagttagttagttagtgtACTTTATAAATATTCCAATAATCTCCACGTTCTCTTCCTTAATTACTTTGAATAACCTTTTGCAGATGACAACACAACCACACTTACGATCCTGAATGACTGATTAATTAATTGATTGGCAGACTAACTCTGGGGAACGAATGAGATTAAAACACATGATTTCTATGTAATTACTTTAGGGAAATATACAAATCCCAATATACATTTATTGAATGAACTCAATcaagagtgttttttttctgatataattGACAGTTAACCTTTTTCAGTGGCCCTGACAAGGACGGATGTCCAATCGTGTGtgtctcttttcatccttctgctgtgaatttcaatttgtttgtcactagtaggagtccaatccatttgaacagggaAAGCAtccagaaaataaacaaatgttcattGAATAGCAGTTCTATTACCTCAATGGaggccattgaaaaaaaatgactagcacacattgatttcaattcagtttttttgtttttacagtgaTTATGTAACTTCTACCAAATTATAACTGAATCATCCATCCTGACTGCCggaaaatgtctttaaatcATCAAAAGCGAACAAAGCAACGAGACATTCAGTGCCATTTAACTAACTGATGGTTTAAATGAATGGGTGACGTCATCACGTGTGGCACTAGGTAAATCGCTCGCTAAACGATCAAGACTCGCGAAAACTCACCTAATCTTTCGTTTACAGTCCAAAACTCGTTGCCATCACGTGATCCACACTAAAACGCACTCTCAGAACCTTGTCAAGCACAAGCCAAACTATCCTTATACACTTCCAAGGTGAACAAAAGTGAATAACTGCCAATTTAGCCAGCGTCCCATCCAGGAAGCTCGTCTTCTTTGCTAACGTTATCATTCGCTTCTCGAGTCCCGACTTGAGTTAAGAAACGTCTTATTACAATTCTATTATCTTCCTCTCGCGCacatgttttcaaaataaattggctTTCCTCCACATTCAGAAGACAAACTTTTTCCCCTTTCCTGCGGGACGTGTAGTACTTACTTCGGGCGTATCTGTCGTGCGCTCTCGGTCCAAACATCGACTTAACAGTCAACAAGttactgctttttttttgctttttttatcaAGAAGGAAGAAAGCAAACCGAAGCACTCTCATCTCCCGTTTCCGGTTTAATAACATCGACTTTTGTTGgcatttgctttgttgtttctcGGGAGGTGATCTCTGCTCTTGAGCAAGTTTTTCTTTGATAACTTGTATCCTGCTCGCCCCAACTCACCTTTCCGCCCCCAACAAATTGTTCCAATCATTTTAGTCAGCCGTTGGGAAGAAGATGAGGCGCGTGCACGACGCCccccctcccacacacacacactaacctcGCTTTACGTGCACGCGCGTCCTCCTTCCGAGGACGAGGGATGTCACGTGGTGGCGACAAACAGCTGAGATGAAAGTAAAAAGATAACTccgactcattttttttttcaacatgtaATTTACTAATTGTTGACGGAACTGGCAATTTAGTTACCCGGCGCTTGTTGCCATGTCGACGTCACGATAATCATCAGCTGCGAAAGAGCGATTTGATCACGTCTGTCTATGCCTAagtacacccccccccccttcccacgaacccccacacccccctcattcattattttattcattatgaACAATACGTGGGCATTAATAACTCACTTAAAGTCAGTGTTAACCACCTTTTCAGCTCAGTTacttcttcctcttttttttcttaaaccacAATGTGTGGGTGGAGGAGGGGCCAtctccaactttttcacagttACATgaggagttttttttgtttttttgttttttttctacagaaGCAGGttggttgagtcagtcagcttcCTCTTATTTCAAGAGATTGGGGCAACTAATCCCCctccttaaaataaataaataaaactacaaCCGCGTTCATATATATGACTTTTATATCCCTAATGTGATAATTTACTGCAGTGGTGTCAAAGGTGCGGCTCGTGGGCTGGAAGTGGTACGCTAGGGGACTGCGGTCCGGCCCGTGGTGTTGTTCTTTGTTGCTCATTCATAATCTACGTACAGAATTAAatacttttatttcattttttcattagcGTGGACTACTAAAATTTGCTGAATTTCCTATCCGCAATCACATTAGTTCAGCGCCTTCAATGACAGCTTAAAAAGGAGACATAAAATGCCCTGAAACCAATAGGTTATAACctgaaaatgcccaaaaatcagcagaaaccgacaaacgaacaagaagcatcccGAAAAACCATTGGACATTATTCGAAATTTACTGTAAGTAGaaaaaagtgacccaaaatgaactccttgcctgccattgacaatgctaAATGTCCAATTCGTTTAAACTGGCGGTGGATGCTCATTTTTCACCACCATGaatggcgctagacgtccaatccagttcgTTCATTCGCCCCGCCCGGTCAaagtagattggacgtctagcaccgtcaatggcggctgGTAAATTAACTTTTTAGgccaaaaaaataaactcaTCCCACCCACATGAGATCTATCGTTGGCATTAAAGTGGCCCACGaagcaaactgagtttgacacccttttcCAGTTTCCAGTAAAGATGGAAGAGAGTGTGAAGAAGCCAAGCAAAGCAAACCCATCCTCCACCCATCAAAGTAGCCAGACAGCAGGCATTGATAGCAGTTTAAAAGCCACACACATACAGTAGTACAATGATACAATCAATCAGTATATTCAGCTGGCCACACTACACTACTCACGGTCTGGCTGCCTAAAGTCAAAGGCAAGCTTTATGTGGAAGCACGCCCAGCTGAGGAAAATTGTAACAAAGAGCATTTGTGAGGCCAAAGTACATAAGTTTGACTACTACTCTCTCTGCATTCCACCTTTTGTCAGCCTctatatttcattttcaaaaggTGAATATGGGATTTGTGTAAGAACACAACTAGTCTTACTAGtatctatatataaatagaCAAAAATCTGCCTTTAACtacttgaaaaaaacattttgcaccTAACTGAACACACAAAGAACGTTAACAATTATCATCGCGTGCAATAATTTTTGGCATCTTTCTGGTGATACTGATAATAACATTCGAATATGAGAATGAGTATTAAATGGATTCAAGTTTGAACTTGTTTGTGCTATTTGATGAATTGCATGATATGTAGGGAATTGtcaggatgattttttttcactttatttttaCAACATCAAAATATTAATGCGCTACAAggtaaaataattatatatatatatatatatgaatatataaagTACCACATATTCTACCATTAAAAGTGACCAATCACTACAATGGAGAGTAAAAGTTGCCATTCAACTGAACCttttgaattaattaataattatgggggtctctttaaaaaaagactttattTCTCCTCCATTAAAAAATACTGCTATAATCCTATTTTAAAGTTTAGTGTACGAACATCCTGGCCTAGATTctattattatatatacattatatatagattCAATCATCTGCATACACaattacacaaatatatatatatatatatataagattctattattatatataaattatatatagattCAATCATCTGCATACACAATTACACAAATATATCAATCCTCTTCATACACAattacacaaaaaacaaaactttagtaGTAGACTTTGTCCTTTCTTAGACACTGCATGTTTTACACAatacaaatatggttttaatgATCCCTCCTAATTAGCATTCAGTAGTGGAAATAAAGAAATATTAACTGCTGTTTACTTTCATCAGACTGGACTATTGTTCTCGTGGACTCTGtccaaatgtgcaaaaaaaattaaattccttCCAGCAAGAAAACTCAGTAAAGGAGTTCTACATGTGCTCAAGAGATTGATGAATGCATAAGggcatgtgtttttttgttttgtttttatctcgCCTTGTCAGGAGCAACTGACTTCTTTGTTCTCCTCTAGTTTCATGACCCCCAACCCCCTTCTTTCATGATGGCTCTTGAAAAAGAGAGTGATTGGATAAGGTCTCCTTCCACAACCCTTGTAGCCTTCATTGTGTTTTCGATTAAAGCCGTTTTTGAATCGTTCATCACTGGAAACATTCTTGAATTTGACTTTTCTGACTTTAGTGTTTACACATGAGATAACTGTTGATGAGTAATGGCTTCCACACAGGTTTCAAATGTTGTCACCTAGAGGATCTAAAATTGTGTacagtggtgtttttttttaaattcagaagTATTTCTGGATAGACTATCATGATTTCATTTTAGAATTCCACACTACAACaaataacaacatttttttttctataacatacactatatatatatatatatatatatatatatatatatatatatataaagacagCGAGATTAAACATATAGCCAAatggaagaaataaaataaacagaataaataaatataaagaacAGTAAATTCATTTTGAACTGGAATTCTATGCTTTTACCAGAATCACAACACTAATGCTAACCTCCTTTCCTGAggtaataatataaaatattgagTATACTGCCTTTATTTGAATGATTATCTGTTGAGATCAATAATAATGCAATGTCATGATGTGTTTTACATTGTGTTCATGCTACATTCAGCCATCAATACAATGGCCTTTAAGGAaggtaaatacattttaatacaatattttatttttagacatacttatataaataatatgatTCTTTAACTTGTCCCGCTACATGGCTGCAGTCGGTAAAGcacttttgttttaattaggACCTGCTATATTCTACTATGTCGCAACTGTCATGcatcttttttaaagtaattataaaaaaaggtttcgttgttttaaaatgagcctcattaaatgtcattttcaggCTCATTATAGGGCTTTCACAAGTGTTCTGCCAGTATCATTTTCAGATGCCTTTTGTCGAGACCTTGAAAGAGCATCTCCATAACAATGCCTCCCAAAATTCAGCCTGCAGCCGCCGATGTTTTGAATCAGGCCTGGAGAAGCACTCACTTGCTATTTGTAACTGTCATCTCCAATTTTTCATAGAAATATCTCTACACCGGGAAGCACATTTCTTTTGCTGGGTGCAGCGAGGTGACGCGCATTACAGGCGACAGGATGACCCCACCGAGGCCTGGCCGTCCATTGAGCTTCACGTCCTGGGATGAACCTCCCTGGATGGTGGTCTATGCAGCTGCTAATCCTTTGAATGATTAATTCTATACACATAGCCGTTCCCACGAGGGCCTGCAATGAAATGTCATAACTTGTCAAATGAATATGAGAATGTGGAGATTTGATAGTTAATGCAAAACAAATGGAAGAAAATTGTGTAAACAAatactactatactatgtcgtttttacattacaaaagccttactatactatgtcattttttaaagaaaaaaaagccttactataatatgtcggtttttaaagaaaaaaagcctcactatactacttgttttttaagaaaaaacaccttactatactatgtcatttttaccaaaaaagccttactatactatgttgtttttttaaaaaaaaatgccttactatactatgtcgttttttagggaaaaaaagacttactatactatgtcgtttttttaaaagccttactatactatgtcgttttttagggggaaaaagccttactatactatgtcgggtttttttaaaagccttactatactatgtcgtttttttttacacaaaaaagccttactatactatgtcggtttttacaaaaaaagcctcactatactatgtctttttttaagaaaaaaaagccttaatatactatgtcgttttttacaaaaagtcaTTGTTGATCTGTCTCCTGGCTTGGGGGAAATGCTTTTTTTAGATAAGATAGTTAGGTTGGGTCAGTATTCTTCTGCACTAAAATACTGAATGACGTCATGAAGACTACACGAACGGTGACTGAAAAACCAGGCAACAACTGTACAATTGAACCATGAAGGAACTCAAAAGAATGTGTGCCAAATGAGTCAAGTTTTGTGAGACATGCAGTTATAGCAATTATTTTGGTCAGCATCAATTGtggacatctcatctcattttctgaaccgctttatccccacgagggttgcggggggtgctggagcctatcccacctgactttgggccagatgcgggggacaccctgaatttgtggccagccaatcgcagggcacatggagacaaacaaccattcacgctcacactcatacctaggggcaatttagagtgtccaatcaacctactatgcatgtctttcgaatgtgggaggaaacccgagtaccgggagaaaacccacgcaggcccggggagaacatgcaacctccatacaggtgaaccgacctggatttgaacccatgtctcccactgtgaggccgacatgctatcCACTCGCCCCACCTGGCCGCCAATTGTGGACATATCCTACTTAATTTTAGAATGATATTTAGAGGAGACCAAAGAAACAAATGGATCCAGGTCAAATTCTTCCAGTCTTGACTGCGAAAATAGAGCAAGTGTTTGGTTGTCACACATTTTCCCACAAGTTCGTCACACCCATACACACATTCTTAAGATCTTCCAAAACCCAATGACTCATAGCAGTTGTTTTATGAAGTGACTGCATTGATTGAAGTTGTAATATTTTGCACTAAGCAAGAAACAACAAACCTTTTTATTGTCCTTAAAAGACGTAAACACTTTGTGAAGCAGACAAAAGCATCAAATTAATTGCAGAGGACAATGCCACAGGACAGCCATTAAATGACAGCTCACATAGACGCGACCTCATTTTGAACATAGAATCAGTTGCATTTTATACAAACTACTTGCACGACATTGGCAATCATTTTGCATTCATTCCCACTTGagtttgttaatatttttttaagattgcAAATATGTATCTCCAGACACAATAACGATTGTGATTCATAGCAATGGTCTAATAAGTAGTGTCAATAATCGATGAAcattttacatatacatatgccaTTTCATGTGTCAATTCcttaaataaaccaaaaaaatagaCCTTTTCCCCACATAGTCACGAATCGGTACATTATAAATCTTCAACTAACTCCACTCTATTTGTTCACTTTCATTCCCTCCAATTGTATAGGCCTCTAAGCAGTTAAACGGATAAAAAAAGGAAGCATTTATTATTACGGAGGCTCCACAAAATGGAGACATGAGCCAGAGAGAATCATAACGATAAGGAGGAGTCTATACAGAAGAACTTGGGAATTGATTCTGGTTTCATTTGGCTGCTGCAGCCACGTTCAATGGCTCGGTCTGGACACCGGCGTCTGTCGAATGACGTTTCTGGCCCTGTAGATCAGTAGAACATGCATCAGATTTTTCTTGACATTAACATTGTCAGTGTTTCTTTAGAAAATTGCTTTCAAACATTGTAGACTGGGGAAACCATACAGTTATTAGATATTCAGCAACAATAAAGCATGACATCATATATACTTTGATTaggaaacaaatattttgagGTTTAGTTATCCTTTCAAACATGTCATAAACAGGGAtggtgtcaggagcggcccgtttgtccctcctggcttgccgttaggtcagagcagctgcaaacaatCTGTGATTACCTCCTGAtatgggtatttaagcaccacgcatattattagtcattgtcggatcgttcctgcatattcctgcgtGACACCCTCTGTGTTACGGCACACAATCGCTACAAGGTACTATTCCCCATGCTCACATTttgttccaagcctttgttgtttTCTAAAGcccttttgagtcattaaaagttactgtcatgagaacAGCCCGTCTCGTCTCAGCCTGcttccccgcgcctgggtccaAATCTCCCCGATCGCGCCGCGATCATAACAGATGGGGTGCAATGGGTTCATCCACGAATAGttaacaatatttttattcaacacATGACAAGAGACGTTGGCAGTGAGATTTCAGGTACTTTACATACTGCACGTGGCCCCCCAAAAGATAAAATAACGGATCAAAGTCGGTCAACAGTTAGTGTTGTGACTCTGAAGACCTGTCTTGGTATTAATAGCAGTCCTGAAACCATATGTTGAGGGTCTTTGTCTTGTCTGAGGGTTGACTCCCAAAAGTCTGGGTCTTGTTTGTGTCTTGGATTAACCGGTGGGGCACTTCATTAATATGCAGGGATACACTTCAATTTTGAGTTACTAAGACCACTGTAAATGACTGCAGGCTTAACAAcccaccatttttttcatttaattgatTTCAATGTTCTTAGTCGCCGTCTCTTCTCCTGGTCAGCcccccattttttgtttttgtctcaaCAAGTGCTGATCTTGGGCAACTTTGTTCTCAGATAGTAGTAGTATGTTTTTGGGCAAAACGGGGGTTAGGCAGTCTCCTAAATTGACTTATTCCACCGGGTGAGGTAGTCCTGCCATCTAGTGGTAACAATGCTATAACATATTATCATTAAAAATAactgcctttttaagttttgagtttgtaattttttttttctaatttttttgatgttttctttctttttttttcaatttaccaGGTGCTTCAAGAAGAGCTGGATGGAGTTTCTCTTCTCTGGCTTCCGGGCCACACTGGGGACACCGTCGGCAGTTTTGGGGGCCACTGAGGTCACTTTGTCGTCTACGACCATCTCAAGTGACTTGACTGTTGCTTTGGGCTCCTCTTTGGCCTTCACCACGGCAGTTGCTTCTGCAGCTTTGGCAGGATCAGGGCGCGACTTCTtgggttcacttgcctgaaaGAAGTGGAGCACAATGTGCTTTAAAAAGAAGATATTTTGTTTCGTTATTTGACTGAGGCCATCTCCCTCTGCTTATTTTTGTTCCTGCTACAATACAAACACACTTTATGACTCTAAATGGTCAGACTTTTGATAGAAAAGTGTTTCTTACCTATTGTGTGTCAAGAAAGTACATTTGTGTTATGCCATGCTATTGCcctattttaagaaaataaaaatgacatgatttAAAAGTAGAAA includes the following:
- the znf217 gene encoding zinc finger protein 217 encodes the protein MPTRSLLPYVENPEGSTQESLISNSASIPGSGSSMTPHATYPSKTVAQCGANELPSCMFCDKTFDHQDEVGLHVLTQHPTTFFEPAVLKIEAEFRIPGQRPRPKSSSFDLDKGEVHACVVCGLVLQDGAELETHLRKHKDYFTYGCNVCGRRFREPWFLKSHMKMHGKSGAKSKAMQDQELPITVNGVVQETASEPVTTAYKMCMVCGFFFPDHDSLVEHSKVHNRESGPNKEESESKDAAPESLTRESFFHSLNLTPCVAGKSLEPQRASKWIPQLDPYNTFQAWQLATRGKIAVGPVTAKESGPEPSTDNEDGVSDKEQMNSTWADCQGDKSIKEVLGRELRSQRQAVATILQNNSPLPQRRSLMQKSKETERPTTCEECQRTFKTYHQLVLHSRVHKREGGVEESPAPSTEGTLSRAGSAPRVDDETEEGFDTGEDGFFSSKDRSKHCSYCGKSFRSSYYLTVHLRTHTGEKPYECVYCDYAAAQRTSLKYHLERRHKDKPFVDVPTKPVTPVPSPSDRKGNSAAKRSKLWLPAAKGETQDELPSPEGEPDKKTAENKEELEKVILNQPFNSTKNMSIECPVALNLKVENEEIKEEKCEAPLNLSLKMSLAIPASTQPRNALISSVCSFCTYKTIYPEVLIMHKRLTHKDECNRARKNTCGKRKRLTGCPPALLGKDVAPLTMIDRRHPRRTKSPPPQPAKAKEIQNSNLSHAPKRIHAPFYVGPHERKDVTDNKEPKPVKDSARLRKSSLLGMYHQTERPTTTLTALAAAERSFPERSAAMWKSDAAHLFLSSQFGNLSRMGEPSGKRLKTSQPARGAAATAPFSGSSASNGPHRLHLPRDGVKATSRGLHPSADHLAPRKSASLNVGVGLAAEWNMMNLLHACTPNNLASLYHGVPVSQNRMGQANPRAGGRSMLFQHLPSIPILPKREQVSPISNQPYGTSENTL